The Cyanobacteria bacterium QS_8_64_29 genome contains a region encoding:
- a CDS encoding iron ABC transporter permease: MRQSLRGRGLRLGGLGAGLLALGACLAFSLWAGTAKVPPEEIYRAFAAFDGSTEHLIVRTVRLPRSLTAILVGSALAIAGAIMQGITRNPLASPGILGVNAGAAFAVVVATFALGISSLQAYAVFAFAGAGLTAVSVYLLGSMAPGGLTPLNLTLAGAVLAAFLGSVTSGLLIVSQQTLDTIRFWMAGSLAGRDLALVEQALPYLAVGLGVALVLGRHITALSLGEEVAQGLGQRTAGIKLAAAASVMLLAGSSVALAGQIGFVGLVVPHIVRAIAGVDYRWLLPYAGLFGAILLLVADASTRVAFPEQELPVGLVTPLIGGPMLIYLIRTKVRR; encoded by the coding sequence ATGCGCCAGTCACTGCGCGGAAGGGGTTTGCGCCTTGGGGGCCTGGGCGCGGGGTTGCTGGCATTGGGAGCTTGCTTAGCGTTCAGCTTGTGGGCGGGCACAGCCAAAGTGCCGCCCGAGGAGATCTATCGCGCCTTTGCCGCGTTTGATGGCTCCACCGAGCACCTGATCGTTCGCACGGTGCGGCTGCCGCGATCGCTAACCGCCATCTTGGTAGGCAGCGCTTTGGCGATCGCGGGGGCCATCATGCAGGGCATTACGCGCAATCCGCTGGCCTCGCCCGGCATTCTGGGCGTCAACGCCGGCGCGGCGTTTGCCGTGGTAGTGGCTACCTTTGCCTTGGGCATTAGTTCGCTGCAGGCCTACGCCGTGTTTGCCTTTGCCGGCGCTGGCCTAACGGCGGTTAGCGTCTATTTGCTGGGCTCGATGGCCCCCGGCGGGCTGACACCTCTCAACCTCACCCTAGCTGGGGCCGTGCTGGCTGCCTTTTTGGGCTCGGTGACCAGCGGCCTGCTCATTGTCAGCCAACAGACGCTGGATACCATCCGGTTTTGGATGGCCGGTTCGCTTGCCGGGCGAGATTTGGCGCTGGTCGAGCAAGCCCTGCCCTATCTGGCCGTTGGCCTGGGGGTTGCGCTGGTATTGGGACGCCACATTACAGCCCTGAGCCTGGGCGAGGAGGTGGCCCAAGGGTTGGGACAGCGTACGGCCGGCATTAAACTGGCAGCAGCTGCGAGCGTCATGCTGCTGGCCGGTAGCAGCGTGGCCCTGGCGGGTCAGATTGGATTTGTGGGCCTAGTGGTGCCCCACATCGTGCGCGCGATTGCGGGGGTAGATTACCGCTGGCTTTTGCCCTACGCGGGCCTGTTTGGCGCCATTCTGCTGCTTGTGGCCGATGCCAGCACGCGCGTGGCCTTTCCCGAGCAAGAGCTGCCGGTAGGCTTGGTAACGCCGCTCATTGGCGGTCCCATGCTGATTTATTTGATCCGGACGAAAGTGCGGCGGTGA